Genomic segment of bacterium:
GAAGCGCCAGCCGCCGAAGAAGCGAAGCCTGCAGAGGAAGCGCCAGCCGCTGAAGAGGCAAAGCCTGCAGAGGAGACTCCTGCTGCTGAAGAAGCGAAACCCGCTGAGGAAGCTCCTGCTGTTGAAGAAGCAAAACCCGCTGAGGAAGCTCCGGCTGTTGAAGAAGCAAAACCCGCCGAAGAAGCGAAGCCGGAAGGTGATGAGACACCCTCAGCCGAGGGATCAGAGGACAAACCGGAAACTCCTCCCACCGCCTGACATTTCCGCACAGTGATAAAATCAGCAAAGCCCCTCAACGAGGGGCTTTTGCTTTGGGACGATGGGGTAAAAAATCAGATGAGTTCCTCGACCTGATCGAGCAGGGTATTCATCAATGCCGCTGTCGCTGCAATGGGTTCAGGTTTTGTCATATCAACACCGGCACTACGAAGCAGCTCGATTGAGTACCGTGCGCTCCCTGACTTCAGGAAACCAAGGTAGCGATCAAGCGCCCCGGATACGCCGTTGATAATATTGCGGGACAGGGCGGTAGCTGCCGAGAGTCCCGTCGCATACTGGAATACATAGAAGCTGCGATAGAAATGCGGGATACGTGACCAGTTCATCGCGTAGAGATCATCCATCGCAAAATCCGGTCCCAGATACTTTTGATACAATTCCCCCATTTTCCCACTCAGCACATCGACTGTCAGCGGTGTGCCGTTTTCCGCAGCGTGATGAATGTGCTGTTCGAATTCCGCGAACAGGGCCTGGTTGTATACGGTACCGCGGATACTGTCGATCTGGTGGAAAAGCAGATGTCTCCGCAGCTCGTCATTTTCCTGGGTCTTCAGCATATGGTCGACGAGAAGCATTTCGTTTGTCGTCGAGGCTACCTCTGCGCAGAAGATGGTGTATCCGCCGTACACCGGTGGTTGATTTTTCCAGGTGTACCACGAGTGCATTGCATGTCCCATCTCATGAGCCAGGGTGAACACATCTTTCAGCGTGTTGCTGTAATTGAGGAGCACGAAGGGATGCGCCCCGTACGTCCACGCCGAGTAGGCTCCTGACGTTTTCCCCTGGTTTTCATACACATCGATCCAACCGCCGTCGAGCGCATTCCCGAGATCCCGGGCGTAGGCGGGACCCAGCACTGACATGGCCTCGCGGACATGCTGCACCGCCTCATCATATGGAAAATGGAAGTTCGCCTCCGATGCGAGTGGAACGTAAAGGTCCCAGGGACGCACGGCATCGAGCTTCAACAAACGCTTCCGCAATGCGATGGAACGGTGCAGCGGCTCGAGATTGTCGTTGATGGTCCGCACGACATTGTCATACACGGTCTCGGGAATATTGTCTTCATACAGTGCCATATGCCGGGTACTGTCATAGTCTCGCGCGCGGGAAAGAAAAATTTCTTTCTTCACCTGTCCCCCGAGCGTGGAAGCAAGAGTATTCTTCCACTGCGCATAACTGCCGTACATCGCCCGAAAGGCATCCTCCCGCACACGGCGGTCGCGGGACTCCTGAAGCTGGATGTATCGTCCTTTTGTCACCTCGACGTCGCTGCCGTCCTCACCGCGTATGCTGCCGAAGCGGATATCCGCATCGTTGAACATGCCGAAAACATTCGACGGCACCGCCATCGCCTCCATGGAGAGCGCCAGCAGATGTTCTTCGGAAGGACTCAGGGTGTGCTTTTTCATGCGGAGGATTTCATCGAGATGATGCGCGTACACCTTGAGCCCGTCCGTTTCGTCGACGAACTGACGCACGCGCTCTTCCGGTATCGCGAGTATTTCAGGCAGCACCCAGGCGGTTGCGGCTCCGATACGCGCATGCTGCGACATCACCCGGTCCATCATCCCCTGGTATGTGGTATCAGCAGTGTTCTCGTCATAGCGCCGGAATGCGTAATTCCCCAGGCGTCCGGCAATCACGTTGAGATCGTCAGCGAAATGCAGCCAGCTCAGGAGCTTCTGTCCTGAATCCCCCAGCGAATCGCGATAGCGGGCAATTTCCCCTGTCATGCGCTCAACAGCGTTGAAATCCTCCTCCCAGTCACTGTCAGAAGCGTAGATGTCTTCGAGCTTCCATATATACTGCGGATCAATCTCCTCCCGTTTCGGGAGTGTGCCTTTTGGCGTTGCTTGCATACTGTATCCGTACTGATGATGTAGTCGATTGTTGAGAAGCACACCGGGCGGATGCGAGCCAAAATTCAGAGCTTTTTCAGCATCTGACGCGCAAGTACCGCCTGATCGCTCTTCGGAAATTCTTTGAGCAGGCGCTCACAATCGCTCCTGGCGACATCGGTCCTGCCCAGTTCAATGGCTGTCCGTGCACGCGCCGACAACGCCTGCGCTGTTTTGTCGCTGTTCCTGTAGCCGAGTACAGTGGAGAACAGATCAAAGGCTTCGCTGAGCTGCTTCTGGCTCCGGGCCGTTTCCCCGAGCCAGTATACACAATTGTCCGTCATTTCATTGCCGCGGGACGTCTGCAGGAGTCCTGCAAATGCCCGACGTGCAGCATCAAACTGGCCGGCGTTAAACGCACTCAGACCCGCCTGATACTCGCGGAGAAAGGGAAGTTCCGGATGCACATCAGCACGATAGTCAGGTGCGCCGGATGGCTGTGCGCGACGGGATGTCGGTGGAGTAGATTCGGTGCTCCCGGACTGTGCTGTGGACGGAATATTGCTTCCCTGATTGTTGGCAACAGCTGCGTCCCGGCCGGACACCGGGCGCTGCTTTCCGGCTGTCGCCTGTGCCTGGGGGCTGCCTGATGAGAGCTGGGTAGACGCATCGGATCCCTGCTGATACTGCAGCTCCGCAACGCGTGCCGCGAGCTGCCGGTTGCGATTGTCGAGCTGCAGGTTTTCACTCTCAATGGCGGAAAGGCGTTCATGCGCGAGATCGGTTTGCGTACCACATTCCGCAAGTGCGATTTCCAGCGAATCGATTCGCGACTTGAGTGCGATATTTTCGTCCTCGAGTTCGATTAAAGGACCACAGGCTGGAAAAAACAGCAGCACCAGCGGCAGAATATGCAGAAACTGCATAATGTTTCGCGTGGGAATATGCAGAAACTGCATAATGCAGCGAGAAAAATTATGCAGAGACTGCATAATTGCAGTGCGTTCACCGGTTGAGATCGTGCTGCGCTTCATGCCTGCTCCTTCAGATATCGGTGATAGACAGTGCGCGTCCGTTATGTACAGCCTGCGCAAACGCTTCGAGTTGTGCGCGATTTCCATCGTCTTCAAAGTGGTTACCCACAATGACAATGGATGCACCCGCTGCGGCTTTCTCGGCAGCCTGATCCGGACTGCGGATTCCCCCGCCTACGATGATGGGGATATTCAAGAGTGCCCGCAGCATCCGAATCATGTCGGCCGGAACACTCTGCGGAGCGCCGCTCCCTGCTTCGAGATAGACCATTTTCATGCCGAGCATCTCGGCAGCGAGTGCATGCGCCGCAGCGAGTTCCGGTTTCTCACGGGGCAGTGGTTTGGAATAACTCATGTATTCGGTCGATGTCACGGCACTTGAGGACACGATCATGTATCCTGTGGAAATAGCCTCGAGATCGAGCTCGTGCACCATGGGGGCTGCGAGTACATGCTGCCCGATAAGCTGCTCCGGGTTGCGTCCGCTGATAATGGAGAGAAACAGTATGGCGTCGGCCTCACCTGAAATCTGGTGAACGCCTCCCGGAAAAATGATGACGGGTTTCTGCGCAGCAATCTTCATCGCGCGTATGCAGTCTTCAAACTGCGGGAGCAGCGCCAGCGAACCACCGATCAGAAATCCGTCGACCCCCGCCTTCTCCGCGTCCGCAACAAAGCCAGGGAGCTGCGAGGGATCGCTTTTGTCAGGATCGACGAGGAGAAAAAGCAGGGGCGTCTCTCGTTCATGCGCTTCGCGCAGACTGTCGTATACCGCGTGTGGTCTGCTCATCCCTCCGCTGCCTCCCTGATGGACGCCGTGGCCGCGGCGAGCACGGCATCGAGTCCGTCCGTGTCTTTCGCCCCGGCTGTTGCCATGTGGGGTCGCCCACCACCACCACCGCCAAGTTTTTTCGCAATGCCGCCGACGAGGTTGCCCGCCTTGATGCCGGACTTCACCAGGTCATCGGTCACGACACAGACCAGCAGCACTTTTCCGTCGATTACGGAAGCGAGGAGTCCGATACCGGACTTCAATTTCTCACGCAGGGTATCACCGAGGGCTTTGAGCTGATCGGCGTCTCCGACATCCAGACGTGCCACGGCGATGCGGCTGTCATTCCACGGCTCGGCCTTCGCGATGATGTCGTCGATCTGACCGGCACCCTGCTCCACGGTGGCACGTGAGAGCTCTTTTTCCAGCCGGCGGATTTCCTCGTGCAGTTCCTCTTCCCGCTTTTTCTCCTTTGCAATGTCCTGTTCGAGCGTGGAAATAAACTTTCTCACCCCGCGGCCGGTCACCGCTTCGATACGCCGTGTTCCGCTGGCCACAGAGCCTTCGGAAGTAATCTTGAAGAGTCCAATCTCCGCAGTATTGCGCACATGCGTGCCGCCACAGAATTCCATGGAGAAATCCGCGATCTGCAGCACGTTCACACGATCACCGTATTTGTCACCGAAAAACATCAGCGCGCCCATGGTCCTGGCATCATCGAACGGTACGTCCCTGTGCTGCTGCACGGGAATGCCTTCGAGAATTTTCTCGTTGACCAGTGCTTCGATTTCCTGCAGCTGCTCGTTACCCACTTTCTCGAAATGGGAAAAATCGAAGCGCAGGCGCTCGGGCTCCACAAGCGATCCTGCCTGTTGAACATGCGTTCCCAGCACACCTCGCAGTGCGGCATGCAGCAAATGCGTCGCCGTGTGGTTGCGCATCGTATCACGGCGGGCCCTGCCTTTCACTTCCGCACGAAGTGTATCTCCAAGCTGGGGTGCGAAATCCTTTGCCTGGTCAACCACGTGGACGGTCTGACCATCAAGTTTTAACAGGCCCTGCACAGCGGCCGTACTGTTCTTCCAATGCAGCACACCTTCATCGCTCACCTGGCCACCGGACTCCACGTAAAACGGGGTGCGTTCCAGAAGCAGATACAGCAGCCCGTCTTTTTCATAGCGGCCGAGCAGGCGGCTCTCCGTTTCGAGACTGTCGTAGCCGGTGAAGGTCGATATGGCCTCAGCACCGTCGAGCGTTTCCAGAGTTATGGTGGGCTGATCTCCAGCCGTGGGATGCGCAACGTTTTTCTTCGTCACCGCACGCGAACGCTCCTTCTGCTCCTGCAGCCGGCGTTCGAACTCGTCACTGTCAATTCCCAGCCCGCGTTCCTCCGCGAGAAGGTTGGTAAGATCGATGGGGAACCCGAAGGTGTCATACAGGCGAAATACCTCTTCGCCCGCGATACACGCGTCACCGGCATCTTTGGTACGGGATACGATATCCTCGAAAATCTCAAGTCCCCGGTCGAGGGTCGCATTAAAGCTCTCCTCTTCTGCACGAATTACTTTCTCAATCACCTCGCGGTTGTCCACGATTTCCGGAAACACTTCACCCATGGTCTTGCCGAGCGTTTCAACGACGCGCCAGAGATACGGCTCACGCATCCCGAGTTTGCGGCCGAAACGCGCGGCCCGCCGGAGAATGCGCCGCAGCACGTATCCCCTGCCTTCGGGACCCGGCATGGCACCGTCAGCGATCGAGAACGTGAGCATGCGCACATGATCGGCGATGACACGCATGGCGATCCGTTCTTCGTCACCCTCATAGGGCTTCCCGGTGACCTCTGCTATGCGCTGGATGACAGGCATGAACACATCGGTGTCATAGTTCGATTTCTTCCCCTGCAGCACGGCACAGATGCGCTCGAATCCCATTCCCGTATCGACATGCGTCGTGGGAAGGGGGTGCAGGTTTCCTTCCTCGTCACGATTGTACTGGATGAACACCAGGTTCCAGATTTCCATGACTTCCGGAGAATCGGCATTGACGAGACTCCCGCCGTTCCCATCATCGGTGAGGTCAATATGAATTTCCGAGCAGGGACCACAGGGCCCCGTATCCCCCATTTCCCAGAAATTGTCTTTCTCGTCGAAGCGATGGACGTGAGAGGGATCGATATCGGTCAGTTCCGTCCACAGCGTAAACGCTTCGTCATCATCCCGGAAGACCGTCGCGTGCAAACGTTCCTTCGGCAGTTTCCAGACACCCGTTAAAAGCTCCCATGCCCAGCTGATGGCTTCGCGCTTGTAATAATCCCCGAAGCTCCAGTTGCCAAGCATCTCGAAGAAGGTATGGTGATAGGTGTCGCGACCGACCTCTTCGAGATCGTTGTGCTTGCCGGAAACGCGAATGCACTTCTGTGTATCGGCGGCACGGCTGTATTCCCTGCTGCCGATGCCGAGAAAAACATCCTTGAACTGATTCATCCCGGCATTGGTGAAGAGCAGGGTCGGATCGTCATGAGGCACCACCGGGGCGCTTTGAACAATGCGATGCTGTTTGCCACGAAAAAAATCCAGAAAACTCTGGCGGATTTCTGTTGAAGTCATATAGGTGAGAACCGCTGTCGTGTTGTGTTGTGGGGGTTACATTTCAATCTGCGTATGGAGGGCGATCTCCTCGAGAATAGCACTCACGCGCAGACATTTGTTCATCTCGCCTGTGAATACACAGGCCTTGCCTTTCGTGTGCACTTCCCAGGCGAGTGCTTCTCCCTTTTCACGTGTGCACTGTATCGCTTTCTGCAGCTGCGAGATGACATCTTCAAATGTATGCACCTCGTCGTTGAACAGAATCACGCGGGATGGGGTATCCGTTTCCGTTCCGTCAGTTACCTGCTCTTCGATATCGGGCAGTTCAAAAGGCGTTTGTTGAAAAGTATAGTTCATGTCACATGAAAAATAACAAATGCAGGGTCAATATCGAAGAATACCCCGAAATGACACATCTACTCCCAGGAGGGCCGATCGAACTGGTAGGGATCCGTCCACGAGCTGATATACCCGGCGCTGCTGGAACGTATCTGATAATGCGTCGCGAGGGAATCGATGACCACGACAAAACTGCTGTCTGCCTGAGGATCCGCAAACGCGGTTGCCGTGGCGTCGCTGTCACCGGATAAACGTCCATATGCGGAAGATGGGATATAGCGTCCGGGATCACGCTGCATGTAGTGGCGCAGGGAATCGGCATCCGGCGGATATACACCGAAATGAGAGCGATGGTCCTGCAGGGCGCGCTGCAGGCGTTTCATGCGCTGCCTGGCGAGCCAGACATCCTGCTCCAGACGGCGTTCACTCCCAGGGAACACCAGCGGTAGAGCTGCACTCGCAAAGCCGAGCAGGAGCATCACGCCGAGCAGCAGCATGCGCGTCCGGATTGGAGCATCTCCTTGATACGTTCCTGGCTTCCCCGAATCTGTGCGGTGTTTGATCATGACGGTATCCCTGTCGAATCCATTTGCTCACGTATCAGCACAGCCAGCAGCAACACGAGCAGGTACGGGACGATGGCGATACTGAAGCACCAGGCGATTGGCCAGCCACTCCAGAACACAACTGCGGCGCGAGTGAGAGGTGAAGGGAATCTTACGGTACGTTGGAAGAGAACTTCCCATCCTGCAAGAAAGATGGTGAGGAAAAGACCGAACCCGACGAATCCGAGATGCACCACGAGCGCCAGCGGTGTGTTATCGATGAGCACAGGCAGCTGCGTGGCCTGTGATCCATGCTGCGTCACAGCCAGGCCGAACAGCCACGCAGCGGCGCCCCCGTCGGCAAGCGCCTGAAGGTGAAATTGCCAGTTCTGAAAACGCTGCAGCAGCGAAGCATGCGATAGCAGGCCGGGAGCGCTGCTGCCGAACTGCAGTGGAAGCAACAGAACTGCAAGCGCGAGGAGCAGGGATGCCGCAGGAATCAGGTAGCGGAATGAGCGCAGTTGCCTCCAGAGCAGCAAGACGAGTACGCTCCAAACGGTCAGCAGGTACACCTGTCGCGTCATGGTGACAATGACCGCTGCGGCGGCAAACACCAGCCCTGCAGCAATCAGCACACGGTGTTGCCCTTCCATGCGCAACTGTGCGAGCATAATAAGCAGCGCGAAAAGCATGAACATCCCGAACATGGAGGGCGACGAAAACAGGGAAAACGCACGCAGGGAATCATAGAACATCCAGCTGTGCACGACGTAGCTCGCATTCACGGATGCGGTACCGGTGAACGGCTGACCCACAACAACCTGCAGTAAGCCGAAAGCCGCCAGCATTATGACGACAGAGGCAGTGACGGGAATAAAGCGCTTACCACTCAGAATACCGGGGAGCAGAGCCGCAAGCATAACAGCGGGAAGATATCCGTAGTAAGCGTTCATGTCCGCAAGGACATGAGTGAGATTGAACTGTCCGCCCCACATGGCGACGAGGAGCCGCAGTGTTGCATAGATGAGGAAGACAAGCGTCGAAGATACAAGAATGTACTTCGCATTCAGATGCTCAGGATCGGCGTCCACATGCGCACGGTAAGCGAAGGCAAGAATGAGGAGAAGCGCAGCTTTGACAATGACGCCCGACGCAAACACACGTCCATCGAGCAGGGTCATCTGCAATGTTGGAAGAATCCCGTCTACAATTCCCAGTAACAGAAGCAGCCAGAGAGCTGCCTGCACGAATCCCTTCACCTCTGTTTTTACACTCTGTGGCATGAAGCCCCGTTACAGCAGGACCAGAACACCGTCCACCCTGCCGATCGCTTCCTTACGAAAAAGCGCGGTCTCCGCACTTTCGACATACAGTTCAATTCGGTATGACGTGAAGTTCTTTTTCTTCGAAGGCACCTGGTTGATGCTGAACGACATCTCGCCCTGGAGTTCTTCTATGGCCGTATGCAGCGTTGCGTAGAACTCCAGGTCACTCCGCGCGATGACAGTGATGGGGAATGTCCCGGGAAACACGTAATTGTCCCGGAGAACCGCGAGAAGTTCCTCACGTTTGAGTGGACGATTGGGAAATGCGTTTGTATCCATATTGACGATGTTTCTGACATGACTAGTTCGAGAGCATGGCATCGTCCGCCAGTTCCGCACCCTTGACATGGACGATGCTGGGCATCAGCTTCCCCGAACGCATGCCGCTTCCGGCAACGAAGAACAGGAGGTAGTAGAGAGCGGTCGCGGACAATCCGAGCATGAATGACCAGAGTTCACGCGGCATGACGCCCGGATCGTATACGTACATACCGAAGAGGACACCGGAAAGAATCAGCACGAGCGGGATACCGTAGAGGTACGCGGCGACCTTGAACATGATTTCACCACGTATGACAAAACGCACGGTATCACCTGCATGCGCACCAAACGGATCGCGCACGGTAACCGTATTTTCACTTCCCTCAGAGGCGGAGCAGAACATCTTCGCGCCACATTCGTGGCAGCTGTCGCTGTTCATCACCATGACCGTCGCGGTGCCGTCAGCACTTCTGACGACGATGCCCTCTTCATACAGATCTTCGCCTTTCATCGCGCGCGTCCGCTCAGTTGCTCTGTTCCGGGGTAACCTCTGCTGCAGAGACAGCTTCTTCCTCGAGGTGCTGTTTGTAGGCATCCTTGAGAAAACAGATGGCGCTGTTCTTGCACTTGTCGAAGGGAATTTTCTCCGGATCAAACTTGTCCCAGTCGATCACGGCAAGACCATCTTCCATGATCACGCCGCCATCGGATTTGCGGGCGCAGATGCCGCAACCCGTGCAGGCGACATCGCAGACTTCCTTCGCGGTCTTTGGATCGTCGTGGCTCTTGCAGAAAACGAACACCTCGCGATCGGCAGGATGCAGTTCGATGATGTCGCGGGGACATGCGGTAACGCACATGCCACAACCGGTGCAGAGATCATCGATCACTTCGGGGAGCCCGTTGTCATTGAGATGGATGGCGTTGAAGGTACAGGCGTCGACACAGTCTCCGCCTCCCATGCAGCCGTACTGACAGAGCTTCGATCCACCGCTGACGAGATGCATGGTGGCGCAGCTCTGGGGTCCGCGGTACTCAACCATTTTATGTGCCGCTTCGATATTGCCACCCCGGCAGAGGACGCGCGCCACGATTTTCGTCGCAGTCCCGGCTTCGACACCGAGAATGCCCGCGATATCATTGACGGTATCCTGTCCGCCTACGGGACATCCATTGATGGCGATGTTGCCGTCCACCACATTCACGGCGAAATCATAACAGCCTGCCTTCCCGCAGGCGCCGCAATTGGCACCGGGAAGTACTTCGTTGATCTGCCCGATCTTGGGGTTTTCCTCGACACGCAGCTTTTTATCTGCAATTGCCAGCGCACCGGCAAACACGAAACCGAGTCCGCCCATTGTAGCGATCGCTATGAGAACATTGATATCCATCAGGTATTACCTCGTTCGATATCCGGCGAAACCGGGCGTGGTGTGTTCCTCGCCCTTTTCGTCGATGATAAGTGCTTCAATATCTTGATATTGTGTAAGAAATTCCATGCCATCTTCAGGCCCCATGACGAACACGGCCGTCGCAAGGGCATCAGCCGTCACATCGTCATCCGCGATGACCGTGACCGACTGGCAGCCACGTGCGGGACGACCGGTGGAGGGGTCGAAAATATGATGGTAGCGCATGTTGCCAACTTCGAAATACTGTTCGTAGTCACCGGAAGTCGCAACTGCCTTGCCATGCAGTTCGATGACGGCCACCAGTTCGGATGGTGACCGAGGATGCTGAACGCCAATGCTCCACTCACCACCGCTGCTGCGCACCTCCCCGCCCGCATTCACCAGTGCATCACCGGCGCCATGTTCGCGCAATACCGCGACCGCACGGTCAACGGCATATCCTTTGGCGATGGCGCCGAAATTGATTCGGCTTGCAGCGGCTTTGCGAACGCGATCCGCATCCAGGAGATGGACATGCTGCCAGCCGCTTTCCTTCAACGCTCGGGCGAGTAGGCTGTCAACCGGCACCGCCGGCGTATCGCCATCAAAACCCCATGCTTCGATAAGCGGTTCGACGGCGATGTCAAACGCCCCATGGCTTGCGCGGGTCAGTGAATCACAGCGTCGGAGCAGCGCGAACACCTCGTCCGGAACGCGGACGAGAGTGTCGCTGCTGTGGTTGAGCTTCCACACCGGTCCGCTTTCCTTGTACGTGCTGAACAGTGTGTCAACACGTCGCACTTCAGCGAACACGGCATCCATGATATGCCAGGCCTCGGCCCGTTCCATACCCCGAATCTGCACTTCGATCAGCGTTCCAAGGGCCACCTGCGTACGCACCAGCGGTGCATCCTTTTTGCTGAACTGCAATGCGATATAGAATCCCATTACGAACAGCGCAAGGATGAACATCGTCAGTCCGAGTGGTGACCGCTTGCTCATCGATCAGGCAGCCTCGATACGGAGCAGGACACGGTTGGGGGCGCAGGCGATAACTTCACCCGGACGCGAGATCGATCCTGCCTTGCGGCAGAGCTCGTGCCGGCAACTTGCACTGTGTACGTGCGCATGGCCATCGCGCAGCGTCACACCGGTGCGTCCCTGGGGACCACTGACGCTGAAGCTGCTGTTGCCCTTGCCAAGAGGTATACGTTCTGCAATGCCACCGGCATTTTCCACCACCAGCACGCTTCCGGTCGAGAGCAGTGACGCCAGCGGCGCCTCCTCGACGTATTCCGCACTGATCATGTACTCGGCTTCCGCATGCTGCAGACGACCGCGCAGAGAATGCAATGCCATGCTGAAATCCCCGGCAGGATCGTAAATGCGCTTGCGATCATCGCTTACGAGGATGTCTCCAGCAGTCGTTGATCCGAGGCGCTGCAGGCGCACATGGACGCGGCCGCGGCCACTGAACGGGACGGAACTGAAGGTCCCGGGTTTCAGGGCCCTCGCAATAACGCCATGCCAGCGACGGTCGGCATGAATCACCGGGGTCGCTGCGCCCTGCGGCAGTTCTGCACGGAACATCGCGAGCATATCAGCAACTGCACGGTCATCGTCCGGAACGAAAGCGTGCATCGCGAAGCGACGCCCTTTCCCGGACGAAAGGACATGCCCCGTCCCGAAGCCCGCGCCGACAGCGCCGACGGCGAGGCCGGACAGTTTCAAAAAAGATCGACGTGAAATCATTGTATTACTCCTGTGGTATTCTATCTATGCCTTAGACCGAAATCATGCCTGCGAAGCCCATGAATGCGAGGGCCAGCAGTCCCGCCACGATCAGGGTGATGGGAGCGCCCTGGAAGGCGCGAGGCACGTTTGCCAGCTCGAGTTCTTCACGAATGCCGGCCATGACACTGATGGCAAGCGTGAAACCCGCACCCGCGCCGACACCGTAGAAAATCGCCTGCACGAAACTGTAATCCTTGAGCACGATAAAAAGTGCCAGACCGAGGATTGCGCAGTTCGTGGTGATCAGGGGCAGAAAGATGCCGAGGGCACGGTACAGCGGCTGACTCACCTTTTTGATGAACATCTCGACGAACTGCACCAGTGAGGCGATCACGAGAATGAAGGAAACATACTCGAGATAAACGACATCGTACGGAACGAGGATGAGATGGTAAATCAACCATGTCACGATTGCGGTCAGCACCATGACGAAGGTCGTCGCGAGTCCCATCGGGAAGGCCGAAGACAGTTTGTTCGACACCCCGATGAAGGGACAGATGCCGAGGAAGTACGCGAGTACAAAGTTATTGACAATTGCCGCGGAAAGGAAAATAAGAATCAGTTCCATGTCTTATGCCTCCTGTCCGTATTCGAGTGACATTTTCGGCTCCTGCAGATGCCTTGCTGCGATTTCTTTTTCCTCACGTGTTTTTCTGCGCAGCACCATGAAGTTGAGAAAGCCCATCATCAATCCGAGCGAGAGGAAGGCTCCCGCAGGGAGGATCATGACCAACC
This window contains:
- the rsxA gene encoding electron transport complex subunit RsxA — encoded protein: MELILIFLSAAIVNNFVLAYFLGICPFIGVSNKLSSAFPMGLATTFVMVLTAIVTWLIYHLILVPYDVVYLEYVSFILVIASLVQFVEMFIKKVSQPLYRALGIFLPLITTNCAILGLALFIVLKDYSFVQAIFYGVGAGAGFTLAISVMAGIREELELANVPRAFQGAPITLIVAGLLALAFMGFAGMISV
- a CDS encoding NusG domain II-containing protein yields the protein MISRRSFLKLSGLAVGAVGAGFGTGHVLSSGKGRRFAMHAFVPDDDRAVADMLAMFRAELPQGAATPVIHADRRWHGVIARALKPGTFSSVPFSGRGRVHVRLQRLGSTTAGDILVSDDRKRIYDPAGDFSMALHSLRGRLQHAEAEYMISAEYVEEAPLASLLSTGSVLVVENAGGIAERIPLGKGNSSFSVSGPQGRTGVTLRDGHAHVHSASCRHELCRKAGSISRPGEVIACAPNRVLLRIEAA
- a CDS encoding FAD:protein FMN transferase; amino-acid sequence: MSKRSPLGLTMFILALFVMGFYIALQFSKKDAPLVRTQVALGTLIEVQIRGMERAEAWHIMDAVFAEVRRVDTLFSTYKESGPVWKLNHSSDTLVRVPDEVFALLRRCDSLTRASHGAFDIAVEPLIEAWGFDGDTPAVPVDSLLARALKESGWQHVHLLDADRVRKAAASRINFGAIAKGYAVDRAVAVLREHGAGDALVNAGGEVRSSGGEWSIGVQHPRSPSELVAVIELHGKAVATSGDYEQYFEVGNMRYHHIFDPSTGRPARGCQSVTVIADDDVTADALATAVFVMGPEDGMEFLTQYQDIEALIIDEKGEEHTTPGFAGYRTR